DNA from Leptospira bandrabouensis:
TCAGGCAAACTTTCAAAGAATCCTAAATCTTTCGCGAAGTCGGAAAGTTTGACTTCTGTATATCGAGGGGACGCAATTGCATTGGGATCTAAAACATCCCCAAAAGTTCCTTCGCCGTGTACAAGCGGATAGTTATTGGCAAAAGCAAAGTCTTGTGCCATTTGAGAAAGGGCATCTTGAATGGAACGATCTCCGTGCGGATGGTATCCCATCGCAAGCCCTGCCACTTTTACAGTTTTGGTATGGCGGTTACGAGCGTCAGAGTTCCACATCGCCCATAAAATCCTTCGTTGAACAGGCTTTAGACCATCAATTTCTTGCGGAATGGCTCTCGAATCGCATACATAGCGAGAGTATTTCCTTTGGTCATCATTCACTTGGTCTTCAAAGGGGCGTTTCGGATACTGTTCTTCGTTCTTCATGGTTCCAAATGACACAGGGATGGGGTGAATTGACTTGTCAAGCGGTTTTCCCTTTTTAGACTGGCGATACGCACCGGTCTATGTCCCCAGAAACTCAAGTATACTCCCGATTCTATTGGCTTTTATGTACCTTGATTTTTTTTTCTGGATCTAACTGCCAGAACCTGAAATCACTCATCACCAGAGATCCAATTTCAGAAATTCCCGCTTCTGTTTTATACATTAAATCTCCTAGAAAAATGTCTCAATCCTTCTTCAAAGAAGGTTCCTCTCACTTCCGATTTATCGAATGGGAACCTGGGAAAACTACAGGATATGCAGAGAAAATCGAACTCAGTTTCCTTGCTTATGACAGTAATTTTTTATCAAAAGTGAAATCAGAATTTGGTAACGAACCATTTGAATCCTATAAAATCATTTGGAACAAAAAGATTGGAAAATTCAAAAAAGATGAATCTGAAAAACGAATTCTTTTTGTTTATACCGAATCCTATGCTTCAGAAACCAAAGGTTCTACACTTACAGCTCTTTTAGAAAAAAAATTCAATACTAATGAAATAAAATCTTCCATCGAAGAGTTCGATTTATTTGAATTAGGTGGTGATACAGGATTACTAATAGAAGAAGGAATTCACTCTGCTTTAAGTGGAGAAAATCGTTGGTCTCATAGTTTGGGAACTATGGAGTTTTTTTCCAACTCCACCGTTTTTACCAAACAAGAAGCAGGAACCATCAAATCGGAACATGTTTCCAATCATTACGACTACCTTCAACTTCGTTATGAATTAAACGAAACAGAAACCGACAAATTATATTCCAAACTTATTTATAAAGAAAATAATACACAACTATACTTTGTTCCGCCGTATACAAATGGACTCACTACTAAAACAAAAGAACCATTTGGTTACAAACGGATCGGAGATTTTTTACTCAAAGAGGAAATCAAATGACAGAAGTTCGCACCCGTTTTGCCCCGTCCCCTTCCGGATTTCTCCACGTTGGAGGAGCAAGAACTGCTTTATTTAATTATTTATACGCGAAAGCCAAAAAAGGAAAGTTCTTACTTCGTATTGAAGACACGGACCAAGACCGTTCTACAGAAGCCTCTTTTAAAATTATTTTAGAATCTTTAAAATGGCTGGGAATGGAATGGGACGAAGGTCCGGGAGTGGGTGGTCCAAACGGCCCATACACTCAGTCTGAAAGAATTCATATTTATAAAGAATACACAGACAAACTAATCTCTGAAAAAAAAGCGTACCGTTGTTTTTGTTCTGCAGAGGAACTCGAGGGCAAAAAAAAACAAGCCGATGCCATGGGAATTCCATACATCTACGATGGTAAATGTTCTGACCTTACTGATGCAGAAATCCAATCCCAAATGGAGAAAAAAATCCCTTTCACTGTAAGATTCAAAACTCCACATAAAATTGTGATCGTAGACGATATGATCCAAGGAAAAGTAAAGTTTGAATCCAAACTCATTGGTGACTTTATTATCGTGAAGTCCGATGGATTTCCTTCGTATAACTATGCTGTGGTGATTGATGATGCACTTATGAAAATCACGCACGTGATTCGCGGAGTGGGACATCTTTCCAACACACCACGCCAAATTTTAATTTTTGAAGCTTTTGGATTTCCCCTTCCGAGATTTGCTCATGCCAGTGAAATTGTGGGAACCGATGGAAAAAAACTTTCCAAACGTGCGGGAGCTACCTCTGTTCTTGCCTTCCGCGACTTAGGTTACTCAAGTGATACCATGAGAAACTATATGGCTCTCCTTGGATGGACTTCTCCTGATGGAAAAGAATATATGAGTGACGAAGAGCTCTGTGCTGTTTTTGATGTGGAACGCTGCTCTAAATCACCTGCTACCTTTGATGTATTCAAAAAACTAAAAGAAGAAGAAAAGGAAACTGTTGATTTTAATAAGTTATCCCTTCTCGGACTTGCAGAATATCTAAACCCAAAATCAAAACTCAATTGGATGTCGAATAAATACATTCGTGATGTAAAGATTGAAACCTTAGGAAAGGAACTCGAACCATTTCTCAAAGATTGCCAAATTCCAGAAGAATACAAAAAAGGAACCAATCCTCAACTTCTCTCTATTTTGGATTCCGTTCGTGTGTATTTGGACAGACTCATCCAAGCTCCACCTTACATCGAAGAATTCTTTTTGGAGAATCTCCAATTTGAAAACGAAGAAGCAAAACAACTGATTTTGGAAGGAAATGGAAAGGCTGTGGTTTCTGCGTTTTACCAATATGTGAAGTCACATAGTTTGGTAACTCCTGATGATTACAAAGAGGCGATGGCAAAGGCCGGGGAAACCACCGGGGAAAAAGGAAGGACTCTTTTTATGCCAATTCGAGCTGTCACTACGGGCAAATCCCACGGATTAGAACTTCCCATCCTCTTTAGCCTTCTTGGCCAAGAGAAACTGATCAAACGGATGGAACACTTGGCCGAGGCTCTTGGCCTCAGCATTTAAGAAATTTTTTCGCTCGCTGTTTGTTTTTAGGGCATTTTTGACTTTTTTTCTCCTTCTCCTTCGTGTAATATGAATAGAGAGGGGAGGGAGAAACGGCCTTTGACTGCATCTGAAGTTTTGCCTTATTTATTAACCCCCTCTGTAGGATCATACGCCATGTTCCTACCACCAGATATGTCTTCTGTCAGACATTTCCGAACAGAGCTCAAACGTACCTTAGAAGACAACGGGTTTAGTGCTGAAAATATCATGCAGATTGAACTGGCGGCAGACGAAGCTCTAACCAATGCCGTGGCTGCAAACGTATCTTGCCACTGTGATGAAACCATTATCTGCCGTTGGCGAATTGATTCTGCCAAATTCACTCTATACATTTTAGATTATGGATCGGGACTTTCGGAAGATGGTTCACTTCCTGATAACGACAAAGAACTTCTTAGATCCAATCAAAACCAATGTTTTAGTACCTTCCTCGACCATATCAAAAATCACCAAAGCAGAAAACCGGATACCCTACCTTATAATGGCTCTGGCCAAAAACATAAGAACATGGGAAAAGGATTGAAAATTATCAATGCCATGATGGACTCCGTTAAAGTAATGTTTCACGGAGAAGGAATGGTAGACGAAGCACCGGCGGGATTCAAAGTAATGGGTTCCATCATCGCTCTCGAATACGACCGTTCCAAACACTTATAATTTGATCCTTCATGTAAATACTTCCCGCGAATGGCGCGGCGGAGAACAGCAGCTTTTTTATTTAGTCCAAGGACTTTCCCATTTCAAAATCCCTCAAATTGTTGTAGGCCAACCTGGTTCTCCCTTAGAAACAAAATGCAAAGAAAACGGTTACGAATTTGTTCCCATCGAAATGCGCGGTGAATGGGATAGAAAAGCATATAAGAATATTCGATCTCTCTGTATTTCGAAAAATGTTAAATTGATTCACACTCACACGGCTCACGCCCATACACTCGCCTTACTCGCAAAGCGAAACCATTTAAACATTCCATTAATCGTTTCAAGAAGAGTAGACTTTAAACCAAAAACGAGCTTTTTCTCAAGATGGAAATACCAACACCCAGCTAACGATTATTATCTGCCCGTTTCTCAAAAAATCAAAGAAGTGATGATTTCAAGTAAAATTGCTCCTGAAAGAATTATCACAGTATATTCAGGAATTGATTTAAAACGATTTTCGAAATCGGCTCCACACGAATATCTAAAAGAAGAATTTCATATTCCCAAAAAATGTATCATCATAGGAAATGTGGCAGCCCTAGTTGATCACAAAGACCAAGAAACACTCCTGAATGCAGTCTCAAAAATGAGAACAAGTACCGACTTTCGCCTAATGATCGTTGGCGATGGGAAACTAGAAAACAAATTAAAATCACAAGCCGAACAATTAGGAATTAAGGACAAAGTGATATTTACGGGATACAGAAAAGACATCCCTGCCCTCCTTTCTCTATTCGATATTTTTACACTCACATCAAAAGAAGAAGGCCTTGGAACTTCTGTTTTGGATGCAATGGCATCTGCCCTTCCCATTGTTGCCACAAATGGCGGTGGAATCGGTGAAATGTTAGATCATAACGAAGGAGCTTACGTTTGTTCGGTGGGAGATTCGGATAGTATTGCCCAAGGTTTGGACAAATTAGTTGGATCTGAGGAATTAAGAACCAAGTTCGGAACCTTCAACAAATCTTCAGTAAAACGATTTTCTGTTACCAAAACAGTTGAAAAAACAAAACTCATCTATTATTCCTTTTTAGGAGATACTTTGTACGGAGAAGCAATATGAGCGGAAGACTTTTAATTATTGATGGTCATGCTCTGGCCTTCCGAGCTTATTTTGCTTTTGCTGCCTCTAACCTCACCAATTCTAAAACAGGTCTTCCTAGTGGTGCCGTCTTTGGTTTTTGGAGGATGTTATTCAAACTCCTTCAAGATGAAAAAGTCACACATATTGCATTTACCTTTGATCCAGGTACAAGACTGGAACGAAACGATATTTACGAAGATTACAAAGCACATAGAAAACCAATGCCAGAGGATTTAAAACCTCAACTTCAGACAATTTACGAAATGTTAAAGGCTTTGGAATTTCCTATGTATAAAATAGATGGAATCGAAGCCGACGATATCATTGGTTCTTTATGCAAAAAATTTGCAAAAGATTTTGAAGAAATAGTCATCCTTTCCAGTGATAAAGATTTATACCAAGTCCTTGACAAAAACATACACATGTTACGTGGAAAACGTGGAGTTTCCGAATTTGAAAAAATCGATCCTAAATGGGTAGAAACCAATATCGGAATCACCAAAGAACAAGTTCCCGACTATATGGGATTACTTGGTGATGCATCTGATAACATTCCTGGTGTCAAAGGTGTGGGAGAAAAAGGGGCCGCAAAACTCATCCAAGAATTTGGAAACTTAGAAACTATTTATAAAAAACTAGACCAGGTAAAAAACAAATCACTGATTGATAAACTAGCGGCAGACAAAGAAAACGCATTTTTATCGAGAAAACTAGCAACCATTGTTACTAACCTCAAACTCGATATCAAAAAAAATGATCTCAAACTTCCGAACTATCATGAACCAGCCAAGGTTCAGTATTTCAAAGACGAAGGATACAATGTCCTCCACCGCGATCTTGCCAAACAAGCAGGAATTTCCATTGCCAGCGACGGAGATACAAAAGAAAAAGAATCAGTACCAGACAAAAAGAGTAAAAAGCCATCAAAAGAAACTTCAAATTCAGATTCAGAACCAAAACCAAACAAAGGTTCTGCGGTAACAAAAAAAAATTACAAGCGAATCCAAACCTTAGAGGATTTGAAAAAAATTATCGCAAAACTCGATCCCAAAAAACCGATTTCCGTAGATACAGAAACTACCTCTCAAGATCCAATGCTTGCGGAGTTACTTGGAGTTTCTTTTTCTCAGGAACCAGGAACTGCCTATTATATCGCCTTCTCTCATCCTGAGTCCATTTATAGCCACATTCTCCCAACACCCGAAGAAGGACTCGCAGTCTTAAAACCAATGTTATCCGAACCCAAATGGAAAAAAGTGGGACAAAACATTAAATATGATCTTTTAGTGTTACGTAATTATGGAGTGGAACTATCAGGAATTCATTTTGATACCATGCTTGCCTCTTATCTCTTAAACCCTGGGGAACGCCGCCATAATATGGATGATATGGCCGTTGACTATTTGAATTATAAAACCATCACTTATGAAGAGTTAGTTGGAACAGGAAAGAAAAAACAAAACTTATACGATATTGATCCGGAACGTGTTTCCGAATATGCCTGTGAAGATGCAGACATTACCTTACAACTCTTCAATGTGCTTTCACCCAAAATGGAGGAAGGAATTCACAAAAAACTTTTTTTTGATATTGAAATGCCCGTATTACAGGCGCTTGCTGATATGGAATTTGAAGGAATCGCTGTAGAACCTGGATACTTTGAATCACTTTCAAAAATTTTCGAAACAAAAATCAAGGAACACGAAAAAAACATTCATTTTTTTGCGGGAAGACCATTCAACATCAATTCAACCAAAGAATTGCAAACCGTTTTATTCGAAGATTTACGACTGCCCGCAGAGAAAAAAACACAAACTGGTTATTCTACAGACCACTCTGTTTTGGAATCTTTACAAGGCACTCATCCCATCATTGATCATTTGTTAGAGATTCGAAAATTTTCAAAACTCAAATCCACTTATACAGATACATTACCTACACTCATCAATCCCAAAACGGGACGTATCCATACAAGTTATAATCAAACGATTGCCGCCACAGGTAGGTTATCCTCAACGAATCCAAACTTACAAAACATCCCTATTAAAGATGAAGAAGGTAGATTACTGCGAAAGGGTTTTGTTGCCAAAAAAGGATTCGAAATTCTTTCCCTTGACTATAGCCAAATCGAACTTCGCATTATGGCCCATTTTTCCAATGATCCGCAAATGATTAACGCTTACAAATCAGGGGCGGATATCCACAAACGTACGGCCGCCGGAATTTTTGGAGTTCCCGAAGACCAAGTAACGCCCGATATGCGAAACAAAGCAAAAGTGGTAAACTTTTCTGTGATTTACGGAGTTACATCTTTCGGCCTTTCCAATAACTTACGAATCAGCCGAAAAGAAGCCAAAGAATTTATAGAAAAATATTTTGCCACATATACTGGTGTGGGCACTTATATGGAGGAAATTGTAGAGTTCTGCAAAGAACACGGGTACGTGGAAACATTACTGGGACGCAGACGTTACCTTCCCGACATTCATTCCAAACACAAAATGGCAAGCGAAGCAGCTAAACGAGTCGCCATCAATTCACCAATCCAAGGAACTTCTGCGGACATGATCAAACTTGCCATGATTCAAATTGATAAAAAAATCAAAAAAGAATCTTTTCGTTCCAAATTACTTTTACAAGTACATGACGAACTAGTGTTTGAAGTGGATCCTAAGGAAAAAAAAGAATTTTACCAAATGGCAAAAGAAGAAATGGAAACTGCTATGAAGTTAAAAGTTCCCATTGTCGCACAAGGAAAGTTTGGTGGTAATTGGGATGAAGCCCATTAGGTTGTTTTTTTTCGTTCACAAGTTTTATCACCATGTGTAACTTGCTTTCTTGGAGATTGATCTTAGAAGAAGAAAAAAAAGCCGATTGGTTTTACAGGTTACCAAAAGAAACAATCAACCAATTTCTAAAATTCAATTCACCGCTATTTGAAATCAAACATCCCAAAAGTTTGGTGCAATCCTTTCAACTAGTTGGTGAATCGGTTTTATCTGAAACGAATGCCTGGGGTACAAAACCTTCCTGGTGTCCTGACTTTCTTACCAATACAAAATCGGAAAAATTAATTTCATCTCCTTATTGGAGTCAGTATATGCAGAACCGTATTCTTGTTCCTGTTCGTTCTTTTTTTGAATGGCAAATACAAAGGACAGGCAAAAAACATAAATACGAAATCACATTCAAAAATCCTCATTCTTATTTTGCAGGTTTATGGGGAGAAGAAAACGGAACCAAGTGGATTACCATTCTCACTGGTGAAGCAAACGAAAAAATAAAAACCATACATAACAGCGGGGAAAATAAACATCGTCAACCAATTGTAATGCCATTACAAAATCAAAATCATTGGCTTAACCCTTCTGTCAAAAATCCAAAAGACATTACAGATCTATTATCTCAGTTTACTCCAGACGAAACAACAGAAGAGGATTTGAACAAAGAACCAACGCTATTCGACGAATCATAAACATTAAATGATTTACTGATTCGGAAAAATTACTTAGTGTCATCAATTTGTAATAATGCAACAATTGATCTTAACAATTGATTTTCACCTTATTGTCACATTGTCGTAACCGATCCATTTTACCTTATCAGTAGATAAACAAGAGGATACATTCCGATGAAACCAAATACTATCAATAAAACAGAACGAATTTTAGAAGTTCGTTTAGCGGAAAACCAACTAGAAATTGAAAGAGCACTCGCACTACGATATGAAGTGTTCAACTTAGAAATGGGAGAAGGTCTGCCACAATCTTCTGCCACAAGAAAAGATCGTGATGAGTACGATTTGTACTGCCACCACTTAATTGTGATCGATAAGTCTACTGATGACAAAAAAATTGTAGGAACCTACCGCATTTTAACACGCCAAAATGCAAAAAACGGTATTGGTTTTTATAGTGAAAACGAATTTGATATTACTTCTATTTACAACCTTCCTGATGAAATTGCAGAAGTGGGTCGTTCTTGTGTTCACCCTGACTACCGTGATGGTTCAGTGATCTCTTTACTCTGGCAAGGTCTTGCTGAGTTCATGAATAAACATAACGTTCGTTACCTGATGGGTTGCGGATCAATTCACTCCACAGATGCAGGAGTTGCTTCCCAATCTTATGGATTTTTGAAAGCCAAAGATGCCCTCGCCCCAGAAGAATTTCGGGTGTATCCAAACCCTGACTATGTCCTTCCCGGTTTTGATGCCAATTTTCATGTAGAAGATCCTAAATCCATCTCCAAAAATATCCCTCCACTTTTGAAAGGATACCTCCGAGTGGGTGCTAAAATCTGTGGAATTCCTGCACTGGATTCTGTTTTTGGTACTACAGATGTGTTTATTCTTTTCGACCGCAAGGAAATTACGGAGAGATATGCGAAACACTATATGAATGCATGAGCCCTAACCAGGAAATAGACTACCAGCACCCTACAAAAAAGGACCAAGTTCGATTTTTCGGTTTTACCCTTTTTTTAGTTCTTACGATCTGTGCCGGTTATTTCCTGGGCCTTCCTCGGTATTATCTCGGATGGTTTTCCTTTGCGATTGCATCGTTCTCTGTGGCCGGAAACGATGCAGTCCAAACCATCGGAACCTTTATCGAGAGTAAAAAATCAGTTCATTGGCTCCAAAAGATTCTCGTTTTCGGTGGTCTTTTATTTTTCGTTCATTTAATTGCATGGTTTTTACATGGTGGTGAAATTCATTTCCATCGACTTGATTCCATTCCTGAAACCAAAGACTTCAATCTTCTCCAACTTTTAGCCCCTGTATTACTTGTTGTCATTACAAGACTTCGAGCTCCTGTTTCTACTACCTTTCTCGTCTTAGGTTTGTTTGGTGGCAAAAGCATAGACCAAATGTTAACCAAATCCTTTTTCGGGTATGGTCTGGCATTCCTTGTAGCGATTGTTGTATGGGCGATCCTTGTCAAAGTGGATCCACATGAATACCATGAGGTTCATACTCCTGATCCTGTAACGGAGCGAAGATGGTCTCAGTTACAATGGCTTTCCACAATGTATTTATGGGTAGCTTGGTTATTTCAAGATACTGCGAACATTGCAGTTTTTTTACCTCGGCAATTGGGGATTATTGAATTTTTAACCGCAGTGTTTATACTTATCGCTGCCTTACTTGTCATCATACGCACCAACGGTGGTACCATCCAACGTGTGGTATCCGAAAAATCAGACATCCAATGGGCCAAAGCCGCCACCATTGTCGATTTAGTTTATGGAAGTCTCTTATTCTTTTTCCAATACATCAGTAATGTCCCTATGTCTACCACTTGGGCATTCCTTGGACTCCTTGCGGGCCGGGAAATCATTCTAAACGTCATCACATACAAAGACCTTCCTTACCTAGATACTTTTCGGAAAGTGGGAAAGGATGTAGTTCTTGCCACCATCGGAATCCTTGTATCCATTTTGGTTTTCTTTCTCTCCTACTTTCTTTACCCCGAACAGAGGGCAAACACCCCGCTGGAATTTTGGAAATCCCCCACCCAGGAAGATTCCTTATAATTTTCTTTGACACGAACCGCAATTGTCAGGGTAGTGTCATATATGAGATTGATTCTCATGAAAGAAAACGAGGAGTCATTATGTCTATTGCAATGATGTTACGAGAAGGAACCGCAGAAAAACACCAGGAAACCGAAAAGGTTCCCTATCTCCGTGCCATTTTTCGCGGGGGTCTCGATGCCCAAACCTATACTTACCAATTAGAAAGTTTACTCGCAGTTTATACGGTAATGGAAGATCTCTACCGCCAAAACAAAGACAACCCCATTCTTGCCAAACTTTACTTTCCGACTCTCTTTCGCGAAAAGGCACTCAAAGAAGATATCGCCAGTTTCCAAAAGAAATTTGGAACCAAACTTCGAGGTTCTGTCTCCAAAGCGACACAAGGTTACATCGATCATATCAAAAATACCGCAAAAACTAAACCAGAACTCCTAGTCGCACAGGCTTACGTCCGTTACTTGGGAGATTTATCTGGTGGCCAAGCAATCAAAAAAGTAGTAGCTAAAACTTTTGAACTAGAAGGAAATGAAGGAACTGCTTTTTATGAATTTCCAGAAATTGAAGACCTAATGGCTTTCAAAGGAATTTATCGTCAAAATTTGGACACTCTCCCTTTGGACGAATCACAAAAAGCAGAACTATTAGAAGAAGCGAAGGTTACGTTTGATTTAAACAAGTTTTTGTTTATTGAACTCGATTCCGATCTAAAAGAAAATATCGGAATGGACCGTTACCAAACTCTTTTACCAGCAGGTTAATTTTTGGGATTCCCGTATACATTAGTCACTTTAGTTTTTTTATCCATGTTACCGGTGACAATGATTGTGCCGGTAGTCAAGGATGTAGTAAAAGATCGGTTACTCGGTTCCAACTGGGAAGTTGCTTATTTCACAAGTATTCCCATGCTAGGTTCCTTTCTTTTTGCACCAGTTGCGGGAATCATCTCTGACCGTTTTAAAAACAGAAAGTATTTCATTAGTTTTTTCTGTTTTTTGGATGCAGGCCTTTTTTATTTACTCACCATCGTCACTGATATGGGACTCTTTCTTTTTTTAAGATTTTTGGAAGGGGCCGCTCATATTTTTATCATTGGACTTTTACTTAGTTCTGCTGCCGATCGTGAAAACGATCCAGAAAATAAACGTTATTATGGCAAAGGCATTCTTATGGGTATCACGGGAATGTTTTTATCGTTAGGTGGTGCCTTTGGAATGCCCCTAGGCATTCTTGGAAGACAAAATCCCCTTTTACCATTTTATGTAGGTTCAGGAATTCTTATCTTTGTAGGTTTAATGAGTTTACTGATGTTAAAGGACAAAGGGATTCATAAAGTAAAAGATTTTAAGTTAAACGACTTAAAAGTAGCCATTTTCGAAAACCCATTTTTATTTGTTCCCTTTTTATTTAACTTCATCGACCGCTTTACCGTCGGTTTTATTATTTCTTCATTTAATATCCACTTACGTGAAACACTGGCTTTCCATCCTGGAATGCTCGGTGTGTTTTTAGGACTTGTTCTTTTTCCAATGAGTTTACTTTCTTATCCTTCGGCACTTCTTTCTCGCAAAACAGGTGTTTTGCCCTTGGTGCTTGTAGGTTCCACAATCTACGGAATTTTCCTTGGTCTTTCTGGGACAACTAACGATTATTGGTATCTTTTTACTTTTTTACTGATCTGTGGAATTGGGGCTGGAGTGATGTTTGTACCTTCCATGATGCTTGCCAGTAAAATGTCAAAACCCGGTCTTACCGCCACCACTATGTCCGCTTTCACTGGAGTAGGTTCGCTTGGCTTTATGTTAGGACCGATTGTTTCTGTCCAAATGCAAACGGTTTTTGAATCGTTATTACCTCCGACTTATAGTTTTTCTGCACTCTCTTTCTTTTTTGGATTCTTAGAGATTGGACTCGTGTTTTTAACCATTCCCTTTTTCAAAAAGATTTTGGAAAAAATGGGCAGAATCGATGAAGAAAGGGAAAAGATAACACTTGCCAACACCGATCCTATCCTGTAGAATCTTGGTTAATCCATCTTAAGGTAAGGGTTTATGTTCAAAAAACTTTTGATACTCAGTACACTTGCGTCCGTTCTTTTCCTTGTTTCCTGTTCCTCTGGAAACAAAGTACAAGCAGGGAGCACTAAAGTTCATCCGCACACGGCACTTCGCAAATTAGAAATCGATATGATCAAAGTGGGAGATGGTTTGGTAAAAGTAGAAGCTGTTCTTGGCAAATCGACAGAAAAATCATCTGACCCAAGTGGAACAGTCATGGTTTGGTATTTTGCAGAAGACCGCGATGTTCCAGAACAATACTACACTTTGAAAGAAAAACCAGATACAATCGAAAAGTTTGTGAAACTTACTTTTGACGCTAAAAACAAAGTTACAGCAAAAGACTTCAAACTATAAAATCATTCTTCCGATGTGGATTCCAATTCCGCATCGGTGGGAGCTGGGAAAGGAAACCCAGGGAAACTTGGTTTTACTTTTCCTTCTACGTCATCATCTAACAGATCGATGGTGGTAAATCCAAGTAAAAAGTCAAAAGCTTCGGCAACATTAAATCCAAGTCTTGCCCCACCATAAACTCCTGCTACAAACTCTACATTCCAAGAATATCCTGGGGGATAACCAAACGGTTTTAAGTCTTCTGCGGGAAGATACACCAAAAATTCTTTTTGACCAGTCGCAGCTACCAAGTCATTTGTGAGCTCCCGACGGAAGTGTTCTTTTTTTCTCCTCTTTCGATCTTTAACAGGATCATAAAGATAAGAATAATATCGCATCTTATAACTTTTTACATTGGCTCTTTCGTCTTTGGTAAGAGGGATTCCTTTTTTATCGACAAGCCAATTCCCTTTGGCATCCAAAATGGGAAGGCCCGAATGGAAACTTTCACCACCTAATATACCAAAGACGAGTTGTTGGGAATGGTAAGTGCCGAATTCTCCACCCCGAAGACCTACCCCTCGGCCCAAATCCTTTTTTCCTAATTCGGACTCACCACCTTGGAATAGAACACCGATGGGAAGTGGACCAACTTTCAGGGCAGCTCCATACATTGGTGTTTCTGCACCAACGGTTACTATATCTTGGAAATCATTTTTACGATTTTTCCAATACGTTGCACATTGTAGAAAAAAGGAAAGGCTTAGAATAAGACCAATGATTCGCATTCTTTTCCAGTTTTTTTCATTTTCTACTTTTCGGAATCAAAAAAACAAACAATTTGGGAAGATATGACTTCTTTTGAAGACTTTCCGATGATTGAAGTGAAAAAAATGAATGAGACGGAAGTCCGCCTCTTTGCCTTACTTTTTAATCTGCTCCGCGAACCCAAAGGAATCAGTTTCCAAAAATTTCGTAATATTATGCCTCGGTTCTACAAAAATGAAGATATAGAATCCGATCGCAAAAAACTCTACCGCGACTTAAACCAACTCAAGAGCCTTGGATTCAATATCAAAGTGGCTCAGTTTGGATACCAATCAGAAGACTATTTTCCTTATTATTTAG
Protein-coding regions in this window:
- the gltX gene encoding glutamate--tRNA ligase, which translates into the protein MTEVRTRFAPSPSGFLHVGGARTALFNYLYAKAKKGKFLLRIEDTDQDRSTEASFKIILESLKWLGMEWDEGPGVGGPNGPYTQSERIHIYKEYTDKLISEKKAYRCFCSAEELEGKKKQADAMGIPYIYDGKCSDLTDAEIQSQMEKKIPFTVRFKTPHKIVIVDDMIQGKVKFESKLIGDFIIVKSDGFPSYNYAVVIDDALMKITHVIRGVGHLSNTPRQILIFEAFGFPLPRFAHASEIVGTDGKKLSKRAGATSVLAFRDLGYSSDTMRNYMALLGWTSPDGKEYMSDEELCAVFDVERCSKSPATFDVFKKLKEEEKETVDFNKLSLLGLAEYLNPKSKLNWMSNKYIRDVKIETLGKELEPFLKDCQIPEEYKKGTNPQLLSILDSVRVYLDRLIQAPPYIEEFFLENLQFENEEAKQLILEGNGKAVVSAFYQYVKSHSLVTPDDYKEAMAKAGETTGEKGRTLFMPIRAVTTGKSHGLELPILFSLLGQEKLIKRMEHLAEALGLSI
- a CDS encoding ATP-binding protein encodes the protein MFLPPDMSSVRHFRTELKRTLEDNGFSAENIMQIELAADEALTNAVAANVSCHCDETIICRWRIDSAKFTLYILDYGSGLSEDGSLPDNDKELLRSNQNQCFSTFLDHIKNHQSRKPDTLPYNGSGQKHKNMGKGLKIINAMMDSVKVMFHGEGMVDEAPAGFKVMGSIIALEYDRSKHL
- a CDS encoding glycosyltransferase, yielding MILHVNTSREWRGGEQQLFYLVQGLSHFKIPQIVVGQPGSPLETKCKENGYEFVPIEMRGEWDRKAYKNIRSLCISKNVKLIHTHTAHAHTLALLAKRNHLNIPLIVSRRVDFKPKTSFFSRWKYQHPANDYYLPVSQKIKEVMISSKIAPERIITVYSGIDLKRFSKSAPHEYLKEEFHIPKKCIIIGNVAALVDHKDQETLLNAVSKMRTSTDFRLMIVGDGKLENKLKSQAEQLGIKDKVIFTGYRKDIPALLSLFDIFTLTSKEEGLGTSVLDAMASALPIVATNGGGIGEMLDHNEGAYVCSVGDSDSIAQGLDKLVGSEELRTKFGTFNKSSVKRFSVTKTVEKTKLIYYSFLGDTLYGEAI
- the polA gene encoding DNA polymerase I; this translates as MSGRLLIIDGHALAFRAYFAFAASNLTNSKTGLPSGAVFGFWRMLFKLLQDEKVTHIAFTFDPGTRLERNDIYEDYKAHRKPMPEDLKPQLQTIYEMLKALEFPMYKIDGIEADDIIGSLCKKFAKDFEEIVILSSDKDLYQVLDKNIHMLRGKRGVSEFEKIDPKWVETNIGITKEQVPDYMGLLGDASDNIPGVKGVGEKGAAKLIQEFGNLETIYKKLDQVKNKSLIDKLAADKENAFLSRKLATIVTNLKLDIKKNDLKLPNYHEPAKVQYFKDEGYNVLHRDLAKQAGISIASDGDTKEKESVPDKKSKKPSKETSNSDSEPKPNKGSAVTKKNYKRIQTLEDLKKIIAKLDPKKPISVDTETTSQDPMLAELLGVSFSQEPGTAYYIAFSHPESIYSHILPTPEEGLAVLKPMLSEPKWKKVGQNIKYDLLVLRNYGVELSGIHFDTMLASYLLNPGERRHNMDDMAVDYLNYKTITYEELVGTGKKKQNLYDIDPERVSEYACEDADITLQLFNVLSPKMEEGIHKKLFFDIEMPVLQALADMEFEGIAVEPGYFESLSKIFETKIKEHEKNIHFFAGRPFNINSTKELQTVLFEDLRLPAEKKTQTGYSTDHSVLESLQGTHPIIDHLLEIRKFSKLKSTYTDTLPTLINPKTGRIHTSYNQTIAATGRLSSTNPNLQNIPIKDEEGRLLRKGFVAKKGFEILSLDYSQIELRIMAHFSNDPQMINAYKSGADIHKRTAAGIFGVPEDQVTPDMRNKAKVVNFSVIYGVTSFGLSNNLRISRKEAKEFIEKYFATYTGVGTYMEEIVEFCKEHGYVETLLGRRRYLPDIHSKHKMASEAAKRVAINSPIQGTSADMIKLAMIQIDKKIKKESFRSKLLLQVHDELVFEVDPKEKKEFYQMAKEEMETAMKLKVPIVAQGKFGGNWDEAH